The following proteins come from a genomic window of Gossypium raimondii isolate GPD5lz chromosome 5, ASM2569854v1, whole genome shotgun sequence:
- the LOC105771354 gene encoding uncharacterized protein LOC105771354 isoform X1 — MLALLQESLQREREARTILRFLREQMDGVDRERRRWRSFKERLGFKVMGCCGTAWGFGSTEMSVTDDGIVGAEGRVDPGHNPDPGCINPAPVSSGMNLAEALAAERHFRAVPAREGGDVGIRAPGTPIRVSLMRLLEEEEEEGKGGAQIGNDSTCCVCMGRKKGAAFIPCGHTFCRMCSRELWLNRGRCPLCNRSILEILDIF; from the exons ATGCT TGCGTTGTTGCAGGAATCATTGCAGAGGGAGAGGGAAGCAAGAACAATCCTGAGATTTCTTAGAGAACAAATGGACGGTGTAGATAGGGAAAGGAGGAGATGGAGGAGTTTCAAGGAACGGCTAGGATTTAAAGTCATGGGTTGTTGTGGGACCGCATGGGGTTTTGGGTCAACCGAAATGAGCGTCACGGACGACGGTATTGTTGGAGCTGAAGGACGAGTAGACCCAGGTCACAACCCGGATCCAGGTTGCATTAACCCGGCTCCCGTTTCGTCGGGCATGAATCTGGCGGAGGCTTTAGCAGCGGAGCGACATTTTCGGGCAGTGCCGGCACGGGAGGGAGGTGACGTGGGGATTAGAGCGCCAGGGACGCCGATTAGGGTGTCGTTGATGAGGCTGTTGGAGGAGGAAGAAGAGGAGGGGAAAGGTGGCGCGCAGATTGGGAATGATTCAACGTGCTGCGTGTGCATGGGGAGGAAGAAAGGTGCGGCGTTTATCCCATGTGGACACACTTTTTGCAGGATGTGTTCGAGGGAACTGTGGTTGAATCGAGGGCGTTGTCCCCTCTGCAACCGTTCAATCCTCGAGATTCTTGACATTTTCTAA
- the LOC105771354 gene encoding uncharacterized protein LOC105771354 isoform X2: MLYESLQREREARTILRFLREQMDGVDRERRRWRSFKERLGFKVMGCCGTAWGFGSTEMSVTDDGIVGAEGRVDPGHNPDPGCINPAPVSSGMNLAEALAAERHFRAVPAREGGDVGIRAPGTPIRVSLMRLLEEEEEEGKGGAQIGNDSTCCVCMGRKKGAAFIPCGHTFCRMCSRELWLNRGRCPLCNRSILEILDIF, encoded by the exons ATGCTGTAC GAATCATTGCAGAGGGAGAGGGAAGCAAGAACAATCCTGAGATTTCTTAGAGAACAAATGGACGGTGTAGATAGGGAAAGGAGGAGATGGAGGAGTTTCAAGGAACGGCTAGGATTTAAAGTCATGGGTTGTTGTGGGACCGCATGGGGTTTTGGGTCAACCGAAATGAGCGTCACGGACGACGGTATTGTTGGAGCTGAAGGACGAGTAGACCCAGGTCACAACCCGGATCCAGGTTGCATTAACCCGGCTCCCGTTTCGTCGGGCATGAATCTGGCGGAGGCTTTAGCAGCGGAGCGACATTTTCGGGCAGTGCCGGCACGGGAGGGAGGTGACGTGGGGATTAGAGCGCCAGGGACGCCGATTAGGGTGTCGTTGATGAGGCTGTTGGAGGAGGAAGAAGAGGAGGGGAAAGGTGGCGCGCAGATTGGGAATGATTCAACGTGCTGCGTGTGCATGGGGAGGAAGAAAGGTGCGGCGTTTATCCCATGTGGACACACTTTTTGCAGGATGTGTTCGAGGGAACTGTGGTTGAATCGAGGGCGTTGTCCCCTCTGCAACCGTTCAATCCTCGAGATTCTTGACATTTTCTAA
- the LOC105771354 gene encoding uncharacterized protein LOC105771354 isoform X3, with the protein MDGVDRERRRWRSFKERLGFKVMGCCGTAWGFGSTEMSVTDDGIVGAEGRVDPGHNPDPGCINPAPVSSGMNLAEALAAERHFRAVPAREGGDVGIRAPGTPIRVSLMRLLEEEEEEGKGGAQIGNDSTCCVCMGRKKGAAFIPCGHTFCRMCSRELWLNRGRCPLCNRSILEILDIF; encoded by the coding sequence ATGGACGGTGTAGATAGGGAAAGGAGGAGATGGAGGAGTTTCAAGGAACGGCTAGGATTTAAAGTCATGGGTTGTTGTGGGACCGCATGGGGTTTTGGGTCAACCGAAATGAGCGTCACGGACGACGGTATTGTTGGAGCTGAAGGACGAGTAGACCCAGGTCACAACCCGGATCCAGGTTGCATTAACCCGGCTCCCGTTTCGTCGGGCATGAATCTGGCGGAGGCTTTAGCAGCGGAGCGACATTTTCGGGCAGTGCCGGCACGGGAGGGAGGTGACGTGGGGATTAGAGCGCCAGGGACGCCGATTAGGGTGTCGTTGATGAGGCTGTTGGAGGAGGAAGAAGAGGAGGGGAAAGGTGGCGCGCAGATTGGGAATGATTCAACGTGCTGCGTGTGCATGGGGAGGAAGAAAGGTGCGGCGTTTATCCCATGTGGACACACTTTTTGCAGGATGTGTTCGAGGGAACTGTGGTTGAATCGAGGGCGTTGTCCCCTCTGCAACCGTTCAATCCTCGAGATTCTTGACATTTTCTAA